Within Bacteroidales bacterium, the genomic segment GGAAAGGGCAAAATGGTAGAGCCGTTGGTTGTAGCACCAGAATAACCGGTCAAAAGCTTCAAAGTCTCCTTTTTTTAAGCTTTCGACGATTTTCTTTTCATTTATGGAATGTTTTTCATCCATAAGAGAATTGGGTTTTGGGTATGGGTAAAACGCATTATATAATGATGAAATGCATCAAACAATATAACGCGTCAATATTAGCAAAAGATCAGGAAAATATCAAATTTGTTTTACGAATTTTTTTAGACAAGATTTACATGATGTTTGAATAAGGCTTCTAATAAGAAACTTGGTTAGGAATTAATCCCCGCAAGTCGGGAGCAATCCTAAATCCTCATTTGGCAGAAGATTTGGTTATCATTTGTGATCATACTGGAAAGTTGGCAATGGTTAAAGGGACAACTGGCAAGGGATATGGTCTTTTGACTTTATAGACAAGCTCTATTTAGTCAATCATTTACCCTTTAATAGGATTCTGCCAAATAGTAAGCCTACTGCCTACTGCTTACTAATTTATTCATACATATCCTCCACATCCGTTTCCGCCAGTTCGATCATCAATTGGCTGATTTTTTCAGTGACCTGCTGATAGTATTGGGCTCCCTTTTCTTTAGTGGCTTTTTTGGGATAACCGATTCCCGTGTCATCCGATACTTTTGACCATTGCCTTTCTGTCCATGCCCAGCTTTCATTGAATGCCGATACCTTAAATTTTTTGGCTGTTCCGTCTCCGGCTTCGTTCAAAGGAAGAACCAACTCCGGGGTCAGATGGAGCATCAGGCTGGTCTCCATCTCATCGGCATGGTCGCCTTGTTTTTCAAATAGTTGATTTTTGTCCACCGACTGGAACCATTGACATACCCCAATAAAAATATCCGGATACTTTGTCCCCAGTTCCCGGATCATTGGCTTGAAATCGTTTCCACCATGTCCGTTAATAATGAGCAGTTTGCGAATACCGCTGTTTTGCAGATTTTGAACAATATCTTCCAATATGGCTGCCTGGGTACTGGGGTTCAGATTCATGGTCAGTTTGATGTCTTTTTGTCCTGTATTGACCCCGTAAGGTACATTGGGCAGCACAATGACCTTGGCTCCCTTCTCCCAGGCCGTTTTTGCCGATTCTGCTGCAATGGCCTCTGTTTCTGTGTTGTCCGTATTGTAAGGCAGATGATAATTGTGGGCTTCCAGGGCTCCCCAGGGAAGAACAGCCACTTCATAGTGCTGTGCCCTGACTTCTTTCCAATGGCTTTCTGCAAGAATGTAAGGTCTTGATTCGTTGCTCATAAAAAATGTGTTTCGTTTGATATTGGATTTTCTGCAAATAATATGAATTTTACTGAAATATCAAAGTGTCAGGCCCTGTTTTGGCTATTTGATCTCTTCCAGTACCTTCCTGGCTATGTCAAGAGCATCCTGGCTCAATTCATCCACGTTGGTCGTAAGGAATTGTCTGGCCATGGGTGAATTGATCCGATGAACCCGCATGGCACCCCTGTCGATATGAACCTGTTCCGTGAAACATTTTGTCTGAAATTCTCTCCATACATCCGGGAATTTTTCTCTGAATTTATCGGGATCCTGATGGTACCGGCCAGAAAGCGCCTGATAAACCTGAGAAGCCTTCTCTGGTTCTGAGGCTTTGGCACTATATGGCTTGAGTGGAGTGTTGATGCCAAAATAGAACGGAATATAAGGAGTGGTTACCGGACTGCTGAATCCTGCCCAAAGCACTGCTCCTACAGTGGAAGGCAATCCGCGGGTTAGCTGAACCATGCCGGTGTGTACTGTATTGCGGGAGGCAATAGGTGCCATAGCTTTGACAAGCGTGTCATTATTAAGCGTGTCAAAAGATGCATTAACCGGGCGGTCTCTGAGGATTGAAATAATCCGGTGCAAGTCCACTTTTTCATCGGGCCTCACAAATTGGGGATACGTCTTTTGCCCCGGTGTTATACTTAATGTAGAATCCAATAAACGCATGGCTCTCCATATTTTCAGATGGCCGGACTTTCCTTTTTTATCCGCTTCCCGGTCCTTTCGGCCAAATGCATCCGCAAAGTTAAACAGTTGTTCCTCGGGATCCCAAAGGTCGTTGTTCCTGGCAAAATCCGCCAACCCCGGCGAGGCCATAACATCCTCGTTATTCGGCTCGATGTGGCCGATTCTGTATCCATTGGCCTGGGGCCAAATAGCGTTTTCCGGTATTTTTACGGCTGCCCAGTGATGGCCTCCCCCGGATTCCATATACCAAACCTCATTCTGGTCGGCTACAGCTATCCCTTTGGCCTGAGCAATTCCGTATCTGTTATAGAATTTCCCGATGAGGCTGACACATTCTCTGGCTGTCTTGCTTCTTTCGAGTGCGATGTAAAAAATTCTTCCTGTGACACCCTCTGGCACTAAAGGATCTGCTTTCCGGGCCTTCATGTTTCTGTCCGCTTCAAGGGTTACGGTTCCCGCAATAGAAACCTGATTTTCATTGATTGCTACTGCATCTCCCTGCGCTAACCCGTTT encodes:
- a CDS encoding creatininase family protein is translated as MSNESRPYILAESHWKEVRAQHYEVAVLPWGALEAHNYHLPYNTDNTETEAIAAESAKTAWEKGAKVIVLPNVPYGVNTGQKDIKLTMNLNPSTQAAILEDIVQNLQNSGIRKLLIINGHGGNDFKPMIRELGTKYPDIFIGVCQWFQSVDKNQLFEKQGDHADEMETSLMLHLTPELVLPLNEAGDGTAKKFKVSAFNESWAWTERQWSKVSDDTGIGYPKKATKEKGAQYYQQVTEKISQLMIELAETDVEDMYE
- a CDS encoding C69 family dipeptidase; its protein translation is MKIIKLLFTITAIHILVLAGPPTFPQVDTPEEESFLLLAGNKITADGSVVVAHNKGLKDDKAAFIEKYPRRQYDSADVIRLQNGLEIPQNDISMAWLSLQTKNGLAQGDAVAINENQVSIAGTVTLEADRNMKARKADPLVPEGVTGRIFYIALERSKTARECVSLIGKFYNRYGIAQAKGIAVADQNEVWYMESGGGHHWAAVKIPENAIWPQANGYRIGHIEPNNEDVMASPGLADFARNNDLWDPEEQLFNFADAFGRKDREADKKGKSGHLKIWRAMRLLDSTLSITPGQKTYPQFVRPDEKVDLHRIISILRDRPVNASFDTLNNDTLVKAMAPIASRNTVHTGMVQLTRGLPSTVGAVLWAGFSSPVTTPYIPFYFGINTPLKPYSAKASEPEKASQVYQALSGRYHQDPDKFREKFPDVWREFQTKCFTEQVHIDRGAMRVHRINSPMARQFLTTNVDELSQDALDIARKVLEEIK